In one Nicotiana tomentosiformis chromosome 6, ASM39032v3, whole genome shotgun sequence genomic region, the following are encoded:
- the LOC138894833 gene encoding uncharacterized protein has product MTDIIKRKFIALEISGKNYMTWVLDAEIHLDAMGIGDAIKDKNKASTQDCAKALIFLRHHLDEGLKIEYLTVKDSLILWNGLKERYDNLKLVTLPYDWAHLRLQDFKSVSEYNSAMFRITSKLKLCGDTITDYDMLEKTFTTFHASNMVLQ; this is encoded by the coding sequence atgactgatattatTAAAAGAAAGTTCATTGCCCTTGAAATTTCGGGCAAGAACTATATGACATGGGTATTGGATGCTGAAATccatttagatgcaatgggtattggagacgccattaaagacaaaaataaagcatctacccaagactgtgctaaggccttgattttcttgcgtcatcaccttgatgaagggttgAAGATAGAATATCTCACAGTCAAAGATTCACTTATTTTGTGGAATggcttaaaggaaagatatgacaacttaaagttggtcactcttccatatgattgggctcatctgaggctccaagactttaagtctgtttctgaatataattctgcgatgtttagaattacttctaaattgaaactctgTGGAGATACCATCACTGAttatgatatgcttgaaaaaactttcacaacgtttcatgcctccaatatggtcTTGCAATAG
- the LOC104102212 gene encoding oleosin-like codes for MAARPPNFFNHNSQRPPLRPIHTTTHHVPSFLRKLQQHVPNSTQLMGFLTLVISGGILLLLTGLTLTAIILGLIFFTPLILVSSPIWVPIGTLLFIAVSGFLSVCGFGASTFAAVSWAYRYFKRSRIADTASRMKD; via the coding sequence ATGGCTGCTCGACCACCGAACTTCTTCAATCATAATTCTCAAAGACCACCGCTAAGACCCATTCACACCACCACCCACCACGTCCCCTCATTCCTCCGCAAACTGCAACAACATGTCCCAAATTCAACCCAACTCATGGGCTTCTTGACTCTTGTTATCTCCGGCGGAATTCTTCTCCTCCTTACTGGCCTCACTCTCACTGCCATAATTCTTGGCCTCATTTTCTTCACGCCTTTGATCCTCGTTTCTAGTCCCATTTGGGTCCCTATTGGGACTCTTCTCTTCATCGCCGTTTCTGGATTTTTATCCGTCTGTGGATTTGGGGCCTCAACATTTGCTGCTGTTTCTTGGGCCTACAGGTACTTCAAGAGAAGCAGGATTGCAGATACTGCTAGCCGTATGAAGGATTAG